From Bacteriovorax sp. BAL6_X, the proteins below share one genomic window:
- a CDS encoding CpaF family protein: MSSVFSDAIKNLLYPIGDLLEDEGVSEVMINGPHEIFVEKKGLVFKVPNQFEDESSLISAMRAIAQSVNRTIDEDNPRLDARLPDGSRIHVVLPPMAKNGTTVAIRKFSKDSLTLKDLISFGSMSDVAARFLDICVYLGKNILVSGGTGSGKTTMLNVLGGRIPKTQRLIIIEDAAELQVDAEHVVNFETRKADELKGIEEVSIRDLVISAMRLRPDRIIVGEVRGDEALDLVQVMNTGHDGSMGTVHANNPIDACTRLETLCLMGDTKIPPDAVRKMVGSALQIVVQCSRYHDGGRRTSHISEVLGVDNNGNYIVRDIFRWVQTGKDPQTGKYVGEMVPCNYVPTFFEDIVVHKLPFPKSSFLAPDWVKDMVKKKAA, encoded by the coding sequence ATGTCTTCGGTATTTAGCGATGCGATTAAGAATTTACTTTATCCAATTGGAGACCTTCTGGAAGATGAGGGTGTATCTGAAGTTATGATTAATGGCCCTCATGAAATCTTTGTTGAAAAGAAAGGACTTGTGTTTAAAGTTCCAAATCAATTCGAAGATGAATCCTCTTTAATCTCTGCAATGCGTGCCATTGCTCAATCAGTAAACCGTACAATTGATGAAGACAATCCTCGCCTGGACGCTCGTCTTCCTGATGGCTCGCGTATTCACGTTGTGCTGCCTCCTATGGCAAAAAATGGGACAACAGTGGCCATTCGTAAGTTTTCAAAAGATAGCCTTACATTAAAAGATTTAATCTCATTCGGATCGATGTCAGATGTCGCCGCACGATTCTTAGATATTTGTGTCTATCTTGGAAAGAATATTCTCGTTTCTGGTGGTACAGGTTCTGGAAAGACAACCATGCTAAATGTTCTCGGTGGTCGAATACCAAAAACACAAAGACTTATCATTATTGAAGATGCAGCAGAGCTACAAGTTGACGCCGAACACGTCGTAAATTTTGAAACGAGAAAGGCCGATGAGCTAAAAGGGATTGAAGAAGTTTCGATTCGTGATCTCGTTATTTCTGCCATGAGGCTTCGTCCTGATAGAATTATTGTCGGGGAGGTACGTGGTGATGAGGCACTTGATCTTGTTCAAGTTATGAATACTGGTCACGACGGTTCAATGGGAACTGTTCACGCCAATAACCCAATTGACGCCTGTACTCGTCTTGAGACACTGTGTCTTATGGGGGACACAAAGATCCCACCTGATGCTGTTAGGAAAATGGTCGGAAGTGCTCTACAGATTGTCGTGCAATGTAGTCGATATCATGATGGTGGACGTCGTACTTCACATATTTCTGAAGTTTTAGGTGTCGATAATAATGGCAATTATATTGTTCGTGATATTTTCCGCTGGGTGCAGACTGGAAAGGATCCACAAACAGGTAAGTATGTAGGAGAGATGGTGCCGTGTAATTACGTGCCAACTTTCTTTGAGGATATTGTAGTTCACAAGCTGCCATTTCCAAAATCAAGCTTCTTGGCCCCTGATTGGGTTAAGGATATGGTTAAGAAGAAAGCAGCTTAG
- a CDS encoding AMP-binding protein — protein MNNTGFISNLIKDSSGPFIYQDGKCILTYEELRQEISKATEINSSFKVLSWRPENNISFLVNYFSLIDNGITPILVDHRRLELSPYDYDLEKLSQAKLNGIQSHQSCASIIYTSGSTGRPKGVRLSLDSLLNSARATVNHYQINQQDNWALSLPLFHIGGIMIAWRSLVAGSSLTIVDAGQLENDLLENSQISICSLVQLQLARLMDSEQMTKRLKQLKGIVLGGSKISSALIQKATSSGIYLSNSFGASESCAQFLATPFTKDNELLSTCGKPMDGKVSIIDSKCILEGKSIAIGYLYGDDFNQKYITNDLIRLDEHGNYTILGRSDFVFQKAAENINPEIIEEKLSKHFSNAYVAPIKNDKYENLIALTFCDDHSLAQAQSIIEDELISFERPHLLYKARDLKEQQVGVKIGREKIKLLMNTLFMQFNEDIYISAQGNPHGDIIFISHGFMGNSLELEKVTKHLAKNYLLIYIDLPGHGKNHKLRSFELFKERLISSILEIDTMTNKEVHFITYSMSGRLFNEILRDKRLAEAKAIKTFVNESGAPGFTGNIEDKRKRLQHDSILFKDAQAETFFHKWYDQGVFKNIKLSPRASKMLKQKEIEFIKYAKSWSQVSKILSVANQRDLRDLNELPQGITYHYLCGEFDKKYQMYCDAYIPSDHVDFHSYIIKDASHNIHFMNEEYYLNLLKKIFKS, from the coding sequence ATGAATAATACTGGTTTTATTTCTAACCTTATTAAAGACTCAAGTGGCCCATTTATCTATCAAGATGGCAAATGCATCCTTACATATGAAGAACTACGCCAAGAAATTTCTAAGGCAACTGAAATAAATTCAAGTTTTAAAGTTCTTTCTTGGCGGCCAGAAAACAATATTTCTTTTCTCGTTAATTACTTTAGTTTAATTGACAATGGTATCACACCAATACTAGTTGATCACAGAAGGCTTGAGCTATCACCATACGACTATGATTTAGAAAAGCTTTCTCAAGCAAAGTTAAATGGAATACAGTCTCATCAATCATGTGCCAGCATCATCTATACATCGGGCTCAACTGGCAGACCAAAAGGAGTAAGACTAAGCCTAGACTCACTCCTAAATAGTGCAAGAGCAACTGTTAATCACTATCAAATCAATCAACAAGACAATTGGGCGTTATCCCTTCCTCTCTTTCATATTGGAGGGATCATGATTGCATGGCGAAGTCTTGTGGCAGGGAGTTCACTAACAATTGTTGATGCAGGCCAACTTGAAAATGACCTATTAGAAAATTCACAAATATCAATTTGCTCGCTGGTCCAGCTGCAACTTGCAAGGCTTATGGACTCAGAACAAATGACTAAAAGGCTGAAGCAATTAAAAGGAATAGTTCTTGGTGGATCAAAAATTTCAAGTGCTCTTATCCAAAAGGCCACAAGTTCTGGCATTTATCTTTCAAACTCATTTGGAGCAAGTGAAAGTTGTGCACAATTTTTAGCAACACCTTTTACAAAAGATAATGAACTCTTAAGCACCTGTGGGAAACCGATGGATGGCAAGGTGAGCATCATCGATTCAAAATGCATCTTAGAAGGAAAAAGTATCGCCATTGGATACTTATATGGTGATGACTTTAATCAGAAATATATTACCAATGATCTCATAAGACTTGATGAACATGGTAATTATACAATCTTAGGCCGAAGTGATTTTGTTTTTCAAAAGGCCGCGGAAAATATAAATCCAGAAATTATCGAAGAGAAATTATCCAAGCATTTCAGTAATGCTTATGTCGCTCCAATTAAGAATGATAAGTATGAAAATCTTATTGCTCTCACATTCTGCGATGATCACTCTCTTGCACAGGCCCAAAGCATTATAGAAGATGAACTCATCTCATTTGAAAGGCCTCACTTACTATACAAGGCCCGTGATCTAAAAGAGCAGCAAGTCGGTGTGAAAATCGGCAGAGAAAAAATAAAGCTACTCATGAATACGCTTTTTATGCAATTTAATGAAGATATCTATATCAGTGCCCAAGGAAATCCTCACGGAGATATCATCTTCATCAGTCACGGCTTCATGGGAAACTCTCTCGAACTAGAGAAAGTTACAAAGCACTTGGCCAAAAATTACTTACTCATCTATATCGATCTACCAGGACATGGAAAAAATCATAAACTAAGATCTTTTGAGCTCTTCAAAGAAAGACTAATTTCTTCAATTTTAGAAATCGATACAATGACAAACAAAGAAGTTCACTTCATTACGTATTCAATGTCTGGCCGTCTTTTTAATGAAATCCTACGTGACAAAAGATTAGCAGAGGCCAAAGCAATAAAGACTTTTGTTAATGAATCAGGTGCACCTGGTTTTACTGGAAATATAGAAGATAAAAGAAAGCGACTACAACACGATTCAATCTTATTTAAAGATGCACAGGCCGAAACATTTTTTCATAAATGGTATGACCAAGGAGTCTTTAAAAATATCAAGCTCTCACCTCGTGCATCTAAAATGTTAAAGCAAAAAGAAATTGAATTTATTAAATATGCCAAGAGTTGGTCTCAAGTCTCGAAAATACTTTCAGTTGCCAATCAAAGAGACTTAAGAGACTTAAACGAATTGCCACAAGGTATCACCTATCATTATCTATGCGGTGAATTTGACAAGAAATATCAAATGTATTGCGATGCCTATATTCCATCTGATCACGTTGATTTTCACAGCTATATAATTAAAGACGCTTCTCATAATATTCACTTTATGAATGAAGAATATTATTTAAATCTTCTTAAAAAAATATTCAAATCTTAA
- a CDS encoding cupredoxin domain-containing protein: MKSIAVTLITLIVTSYAFGIKETYFHKQEFDIPKRDLSIIATDKGFFPSKVTAFVGEKLNLYVTAATNLPSCLILKEHEVYVEAKKGEVREASVFLDTPGRFKFYCPSGQISGTLTVIEHPREKAKKDEQKREIASRENERVRVWRPKDD, from the coding sequence ATGAAAAGCATCGCTGTGACGTTAATTACATTGATTGTGACAAGTTATGCCTTTGGAATTAAGGAGACTTATTTCCATAAGCAAGAGTTTGATATTCCAAAAAGAGACTTGTCGATTATCGCAACTGACAAAGGGTTTTTTCCTTCGAAAGTAACTGCATTTGTAGGGGAGAAGCTTAATCTCTATGTGACAGCTGCTACAAACTTACCAAGTTGTCTTATTTTAAAAGAACACGAAGTATATGTAGAGGCCAAGAAGGGTGAAGTTAGGGAGGCGTCTGTTTTCCTTGATACTCCTGGCCGCTTTAAATTCTATTGCCCATCAGGACAGATAAGTGGGACTTTAACTGTCATAGAACATCCACGTGAAAAGGCAAAGAAAGACGAACAAAAAAGAGAGATCGCATCTCGTGAAAATGAACGAGTGCGTGTCTGGCGTCCAAAAGACGACTAG
- a CDS encoding response regulator, which translates to MKALIIDDKRTISESLKSLIASSGYFANVSMASNGLDACKMIRDDNYDLIVIDLNLPEMGGQEVLQYIEQLYGVNNMEGKRNENYPHIMLISGDIDVDKIHDASKLNVEEVLTKPFNVQDFNHKLYSILENLNGEIIAA; encoded by the coding sequence ATGAAGGCACTCATAATTGACGACAAAAGAACAATTTCGGAATCATTAAAGTCACTTATTGCAAGTAGTGGCTACTTTGCAAATGTGTCAATGGCCTCAAATGGGCTTGATGCCTGTAAAATGATCAGAGACGATAATTATGACCTTATTGTCATTGACCTAAATCTACCGGAAATGGGTGGTCAAGAAGTCCTTCAATATATTGAGCAGCTTTACGGCGTAAATAACATGGAAGGAAAGAGGAATGAAAATTATCCTCATATCATGTTGATCTCTGGCGATATCGATGTAGATAAAATTCACGATGCTTCAAAGTTAAATGTAGAGGAAGTTCTAACAAAGCCATTTAACGTCCAGGACTTTAATCATAAGCTCTATTCAATTCTTGAAAATTTAAACGGTGAGATTATCGCTGCTTAG
- a CDS encoding glutamate racemase, with amino-acid sequence MKIGIFDSGIGGLSVLREVAKLMDRCEIYYFADRLNAPYGNKTKEDVFNFCRHIVDDFISNGIETILIACNSATAMAINELRENYPMIRFFGIEPFINVINLRPELRKQKGVVLTTKITADSMRFQSLKDRYDPEGHLAYRVSKNLAKIIEDSFDSGRLNEEEISREIVESIFPSGGKESFDYVILGCTHYPFVKEFFKASVGARSISPCYHVAKHMADQCVISNDGEIVDFFYYRDSKSPDLWRKVKKQNLEGFPFF; translated from the coding sequence TTGAAGATAGGGATTTTTGATTCAGGCATTGGTGGGCTTAGCGTGTTGCGTGAAGTCGCAAAATTGATGGATCGTTGCGAAATTTATTATTTCGCAGACCGTCTTAATGCGCCTTATGGTAATAAAACAAAAGAAGATGTGTTTAATTTTTGCCGACATATTGTAGATGACTTCATTTCCAACGGAATCGAAACAATCTTAATTGCCTGTAACTCCGCAACGGCCATGGCCATTAATGAGCTACGGGAAAATTATCCAATGATTCGCTTCTTTGGAATTGAGCCATTTATTAATGTGATTAATCTTAGACCAGAACTTAGGAAACAAAAAGGAGTTGTTCTTACGACAAAAATTACGGCCGACTCGATGCGATTTCAGAGTTTGAAAGATCGTTATGATCCCGAAGGCCACTTGGCTTACCGCGTATCGAAGAATCTTGCAAAAATTATTGAAGATAGCTTTGACAGCGGTAGACTAAATGAAGAAGAAATATCTAGAGAGATTGTCGAATCGATTTTCCCATCAGGTGGGAAGGAGAGCTTTGATTATGTCATTTTGGGATGCACTCACTACCCATTTGTAAAAGAGTTTTTTAAGGCCAGTGTTGGTGCCCGCAGTATTTCTCCTTGTTATCATGTGGCCAAGCATATGGCCGATCAATGTGTCATATCTAATGATGGCGAGATTGTTGACTTCTTCTATTATCGAGACAGTAAAAGTCCTGATTTATGGCGCAAAGTTAAAAAACAAAATTTAGAAGGTTTTCCCTTTTTCTAA
- a CDS encoding serine protease, translating to MKKLIISALLPFSIFAMDKTICGMDDRVPSSDPKVGRSLERARDKAGCTVTLVSNSCAISVGHCAATFNVIEFNTPPSTRRGIAHPDPKDIYQADKATIKYKSNGQGDDWAVFKIKPHKTTGLLPGQAQGFYPIAKEAPAEGTLLSITGYGNDNEFERKFAQQNNIGPLTEVGGVYYGSHRPAILNHRVDTMGGNSGSSIIDLNTGEIVGVHSHGGCYGSNKSNANAGTVLQLHPEFKAAVENCLATE from the coding sequence GTGAAAAAACTAATCATAAGCGCACTATTACCATTCTCAATCTTTGCCATGGATAAGACAATTTGTGGAATGGATGATCGCGTACCATCAAGTGATCCAAAAGTAGGACGCTCTCTAGAAAGAGCAAGAGATAAGGCCGGTTGTACAGTTACATTAGTATCAAACTCATGTGCAATCTCAGTAGGCCACTGTGCCGCTACATTCAATGTCATTGAGTTCAATACACCTCCTTCAACAAGAAGAGGAATTGCGCACCCTGACCCTAAAGATATCTATCAAGCAGATAAGGCAACAATTAAATACAAGAGTAATGGCCAAGGAGATGACTGGGCCGTATTTAAAATTAAGCCTCACAAAACAACAGGACTTCTACCTGGTCAAGCACAGGGCTTCTATCCTATTGCAAAAGAAGCTCCGGCCGAAGGAACACTTCTATCAATTACTGGCTACGGAAATGATAATGAATTTGAAAGAAAATTTGCACAACAAAATAATATTGGGCCATTAACTGAAGTCGGTGGAGTTTATTATGGAAGTCATAGACCTGCAATTTTAAACCATAGAGTTGATACAATGGGTGGAAATTCAGGCTCAAGTATCATTGATTTAAACACTGGAGAAATTGTTGGTGTACACTCTCATGGTGGATGCTACGGAAGTAATAAATCAAATGCAAATGCAGGGACAGTACTTCAATTACATCCAGAATTCAAAGCAGCAGTTGAAAACTGTCTGGCCACTGAATAG
- a CDS encoding N-acetylmuramoyl-L-alanine amidase, producing MIKNLFLLCSIILTTQTFSATVLIDPGHGGEDCGAKAKVWKKKKLNIICEKDVALKIALKLKKYINQTKRHRAYLTRTIDKTVSLQKRADMADIIKADIFISIHLNAAEDSSSSGFETYYLNNHQDAAIAKIEAVENRDVEGKQVIINNILTDLVVERVAPESKKLGTQVHDQLGKLLTKNYKMKDRGLKPGLFYVLALSKRPSILLEAGFLTNSSEASLVLDDWFHHLYAKYSAKGIISYLDSISGPSLF from the coding sequence ATGATTAAAAACTTATTTCTTCTTTGTTCCATAATACTTACAACGCAGACGTTTTCAGCGACTGTCCTAATTGACCCAGGTCACGGTGGAGAGGACTGTGGTGCCAAGGCAAAAGTATGGAAGAAGAAGAAATTAAATATTATTTGCGAAAAAGATGTTGCTCTCAAGATTGCTCTCAAACTAAAGAAGTATATCAATCAAACTAAGAGGCATCGTGCCTATCTAACAAGAACAATTGATAAAACAGTATCACTGCAAAAAAGAGCTGACATGGCCGATATTATTAAGGCCGATATCTTTATCTCGATTCATTTAAATGCGGCCGAAGATAGTAGCTCAAGTGGCTTTGAAACATATTATTTAAATAATCACCAGGATGCGGCCATCGCCAAGATCGAAGCAGTTGAAAATCGAGACGTTGAAGGTAAGCAAGTGATTATTAATAATATCCTAACAGATCTAGTCGTTGAAAGGGTTGCACCAGAATCTAAAAAACTTGGAACACAAGTACACGATCAACTAGGTAAACTTTTAACAAAGAATTATAAAATGAAAGACCGAGGCCTAAAGCCAGGGCTATTCTATGTTTTGGCCCTTTCGAAAAGACCTTCCATATTACTAGAGGCCGGCTTTTTAACTAATTCGAGTGAAGCATCTCTAGTTCTTGATGATTGGTTTCATCATCTCTATGCAAAGTATTCGGCCAAAGGAATTATTAGCTACTTAGATTCTATTTCTGGCCCAAGTTTATTTTAA
- a CDS encoding serine protease, protein MNRLTPIFLILLSPSIFALEKSICGIDDRVPSQDPKVGRALYSETADNACTVTMISNNCAISVGHCNEYFKLVEFNTPASDKEGLNYSAKEDVYKVDESTIVYSNAGPGNDWAVMKLLPNIHTEYAAGQVQGFYELDYTVPESKALISITGHGYDVEVERSFAQQNGIGYLESVGRTGVIRHKVDTTGGNSGSSIINLKSGKIIGVHSHGGCSRSHFSNATNLGTSVATNLKFKKAIQACLDTE, encoded by the coding sequence ATGAATAGATTAACACCTATCTTTTTAATACTATTATCACCTTCAATATTCGCCTTAGAGAAATCAATCTGCGGTATTGATGACCGAGTCCCTTCCCAAGACCCAAAAGTAGGCCGCGCACTCTATAGTGAAACTGCAGATAACGCCTGTACTGTAACTATGATTTCTAATAATTGTGCTATTTCAGTAGGCCATTGCAATGAATATTTTAAACTAGTTGAGTTTAATACTCCTGCTTCAGATAAAGAAGGACTTAACTACTCAGCTAAAGAGGATGTTTATAAGGTAGACGAGAGCACAATAGTCTATAGCAACGCCGGTCCTGGTAACGATTGGGCCGTTATGAAGCTTCTACCAAATATTCATACTGAATACGCTGCAGGACAAGTGCAAGGCTTTTATGAGCTAGATTATACGGTGCCTGAAAGCAAGGCCCTTATATCGATTACTGGCCATGGTTATGACGTAGAAGTAGAGAGATCATTTGCTCAACAAAATGGAATCGGATACCTAGAAAGCGTGGGGAGAACTGGTGTCATTCGACACAAAGTCGATACGACTGGTGGAAATTCTGGCTCAAGTATCATTAATTTAAAGTCAGGAAAGATTATTGGTGTTCACTCCCATGGGGGCTGTTCAAGAAGTCACTTTAGTAACGCAACAAATCTAGGGACGAGTGTTGCCACGAATTTAAAATTTAAGAAGGCCATTCAAGCATGTCTTGATACAGAATAA
- a CDS encoding Hsp20/alpha crystallin family protein, with translation MKKLVFISLFTLSVVSYGQGNDPLVDQIMQMRDEMMKQMQAGDSFDAEIQKMFERMQKMGQIQGLPDRLNHHVNMVEYFWQDADTLVVKATKDDEVNIEVKEGLVVIKGQKVIKSPNGISKSSFTQSVPIRAGLDSTTVKMSVKDGNIILDFKVLEKSKQR, from the coding sequence ATGAAGAAGCTAGTTTTTATCTCTTTATTTACACTTTCAGTTGTAAGTTATGGCCAAGGTAATGATCCGCTTGTTGATCAGATTATGCAGATGCGTGATGAAATGATGAAACAAATGCAGGCCGGTGATAGCTTTGATGCTGAAATACAAAAAATGTTTGAAAGAATGCAGAAGATGGGACAGATTCAAGGGCTACCTGATCGCCTCAATCATCACGTCAATATGGTTGAATATTTTTGGCAGGATGCTGACACACTAGTTGTCAAAGCTACTAAAGACGATGAAGTCAATATTGAAGTTAAAGAAGGGCTTGTCGTAATCAAGGGGCAAAAAGTTATCAAGTCTCCAAACGGTATTTCAAAATCTTCTTTTACTCAGTCTGTTCCAATTAGAGCTGGCCTTGATTCAACGACTGTGAAGATGAGTGTTAAGGATGGTAATATTATTCTTGATTTTAAGGTATTGGAAAAATCTAAGCAGCGATAA
- a CDS encoding class I SAM-dependent methyltransferase — protein sequence MSAINGRIKKLYRHKKKWAKRNNIDSFRLYDRDIPDFPFIVDIHGQYCVIYKRSIEKIDADKNHLPLLIEAIREHTQINEENIFIKERKVQGQNFQYEKSKGETPLITKEGDLKFKLILNKYIDTGLFLDHRPLRQLLAKENFTQKRVLNLFCYTGSLSVASAYAGASVTSVDMSNTYIEWAKENFILNELDINKHSFIREDVLKYLKDEAQKQEKKFDIIILDPPSMSKSKRMDVVFDIQKDHEMLVEYCSKLLNDGGVLYFSNNLRSFKLSDSVQHSFDVKDLTRWSIPEDFHDQKIHKLYKIHLHS from the coding sequence ATGAGCGCAATTAACGGACGTATAAAAAAGCTTTATCGACATAAGAAGAAATGGGCCAAGAGAAATAATATCGATTCATTTCGACTCTATGATCGTGATATCCCAGACTTCCCTTTTATCGTTGATATTCACGGTCAATATTGCGTTATCTACAAGCGCAGTATTGAAAAGATTGATGCAGACAAGAATCACCTTCCCCTTTTAATAGAAGCAATAAGAGAACATACCCAAATAAATGAAGAGAATATTTTTATTAAGGAGAGAAAGGTTCAAGGCCAAAATTTTCAATATGAAAAATCTAAAGGAGAAACTCCACTTATTACTAAAGAAGGCGATCTAAAATTCAAACTCATTTTAAATAAGTATATCGATACTGGACTTTTTCTAGACCACAGGCCACTAAGGCAACTTCTAGCAAAAGAGAATTTTACACAAAAGAGGGTTTTAAACCTCTTTTGTTATACAGGCAGCTTATCTGTTGCAAGCGCTTATGCTGGGGCCTCAGTAACAAGCGTAGATATGTCAAATACCTACATCGAATGGGCAAAAGAAAATTTTATATTAAATGAATTGGATATCAATAAACATTCTTTTATCAGAGAGGATGTTTTGAAGTATTTGAAAGATGAAGCTCAAAAACAAGAGAAGAAATTTGATATCATCATCCTCGACCCTCCTTCTATGTCAAAGTCTAAGAGGATGGATGTAGTCTTTGACATACAAAAAGATCATGAAATGTTAGTTGAGTACTGTTCAAAGCTATTAAATGATGGTGGTGTCCTATATTTTTCAAATAATTTACGTAGCTTCAAACTGAGTGATAGCGTTCAACATAGCTTTGATGTCAAGGATCTAACGAGATGGAGCATACCAGAGGACTTTCATGACCAAAAGATACACAAGCTTTATAAAATCCATTTGCACAGCTAG
- the lexA gene encoding transcriptional repressor LexA, with the protein MALTKKQNQVYLYIKNYFQAEGYAPTQKEIKEHFGLKSFGSVNKYMHYLQEAGKIEVDWNARRGIKILDEEQLSSQELDQQISALTNTNAHFSEVPLLGDVAAGNPIEAIENPSEHTLVPNHMVSRPGKYFALNVQGDSMINDGIHEGDILVCRAQENANQGQTVIALVDNEATVKNFFKKKNSVELHPANDRLSPFIITEANEFRIAGVVVGLMRSYE; encoded by the coding sequence ATGGCATTAACAAAGAAACAAAATCAAGTCTACCTCTATATAAAGAACTACTTTCAAGCAGAAGGTTACGCTCCTACTCAAAAAGAAATTAAGGAGCACTTCGGGCTAAAGTCTTTTGGCTCTGTAAATAAATATATGCACTATCTTCAAGAGGCCGGGAAAATAGAAGTCGACTGGAATGCTCGTCGTGGAATTAAAATTTTAGACGAAGAACAACTTTCATCACAAGAGCTTGATCAACAAATATCGGCATTGACGAATACAAATGCGCACTTTAGCGAGGTCCCACTTTTAGGAGATGTGGCTGCCGGAAATCCAATTGAGGCCATTGAGAACCCTAGTGAACACACTCTCGTGCCAAATCACATGGTGTCACGTCCAGGTAAGTACTTTGCCCTAAACGTACAGGGTGATTCAATGATTAACGACGGTATTCATGAGGGCGATATCCTCGTTTGCCGTGCCCAAGAAAATGCCAACCAAGGACAAACAGTTATTGCCCTTGTTGATAATGAAGCAACTGTTAAAAACTTCTTTAAGAAGAAAAACTCAGTAGAGTTACATCCAGCAAATGACCGCCTCTCGCCTTTTATTATTACAGAAGCTAATGAATTTCGTATTGCAGGTGTAGTTGTTGGGCTAATGCGCAGTTATGAATAA
- the eno gene encoding phosphopyruvate hydratase, giving the protein MSKIKSITPRQILDSRGNPTVEVDLITENGFMARAAVPSGASTGSKEALELRDGDKSYYLGKSVKKAISNINEYIAPKIIGMDVFDLRAVDQAMLDIDGTENKEKLGANAILAVSMCVARAGALEKGKSLYAYLREDLGVPVANDKYRLPTPMMNIINGGEHASNNLDIQEFMIIPHMDKSFSENLRAGVETFHALKSVLTEKGYSTNVGDEGGFAPSLKSHEEALDLILSAIEKAGYRPGQDISISLDAAASEFFKDGSYQMQGKSYSSEDMVEYYSNLASKYPIYSIEDGLDEADYSGWVKLTAKLGDKCLLVGDDLFVTNKKILAEGIEKKQANSILVKINQIGSLSETFDTLKLAFENDFRAIISHRSGETSDAFIADLAVATSSGLIKTGSASRSDRLAKYNQLLRIEEALGSEAKYDGLI; this is encoded by the coding sequence ATGTCTAAAATTAAATCTATAACTCCACGTCAAATCTTAGACTCACGAGGAAACCCAACTGTTGAAGTTGATTTAATAACTGAAAATGGTTTTATGGCCCGTGCAGCGGTTCCTTCAGGGGCATCGACTGGCTCTAAGGAAGCTTTAGAGTTAAGAGATGGTGATAAGTCTTACTACCTTGGAAAGTCTGTTAAAAAGGCAATTTCAAATATCAATGAATATATTGCTCCAAAAATTATCGGGATGGATGTTTTTGATCTAAGAGCTGTTGATCAAGCGATGCTTGATATCGATGGAACTGAAAATAAAGAAAAGCTAGGTGCAAATGCAATTCTTGCGGTTTCAATGTGTGTTGCTCGCGCTGGTGCACTTGAGAAAGGAAAGTCACTATACGCTTATTTAAGAGAAGATCTAGGTGTTCCGGTAGCAAATGATAAGTATCGTCTTCCAACACCAATGATGAATATTATTAACGGTGGTGAACACGCTTCAAATAATCTTGATATTCAGGAATTTATGATTATTCCACATATGGATAAGTCATTTAGTGAAAACTTAAGAGCAGGTGTTGAAACTTTCCATGCTCTAAAAAGTGTTTTAACTGAAAAAGGGTATTCAACAAATGTTGGTGACGAAGGTGGTTTTGCACCATCTCTTAAATCACACGAAGAGGCCCTTGATCTAATCCTAAGTGCTATTGAAAAAGCTGGATATAGGCCAGGCCAAGATATTTCGATCTCGCTGGATGCTGCTGCATCGGAATTTTTTAAAGATGGTAGTTACCAAATGCAAGGAAAGAGTTATTCAAGTGAAGATATGGTTGAATATTACTCAAATTTAGCCTCAAAATATCCGATATATTCAATTGAAGACGGGCTGGACGAAGCTGATTATTCTGGTTGGGTAAAACTGACTGCAAAGTTAGGGGATAAGTGTTTACTAGTTGGTGATGACTTATTTGTAACGAATAAGAAGATTCTAGCTGAAGGTATTGAAAAGAAGCAAGCAAACTCGATCTTAGTTAAGATCAATCAAATTGGTTCTCTAAGTGAGACATTTGATACGCTAAAGCTGGCCTTTGAAAATGACTTTAGAGCAATTATTTCTCACCGTTCAGGAGAAACAAGTGATGCATTCATTGCTGATCTTGCGGTAGCAACTTCAAGCGGACTAATCAAAACAGGTTCAGCTTCAAGAAGTGATCGTCTTGCAAAATACAATCAACTACTAAGAATTGAAGAGGCCCTTGGTAGTGAAGCAAAATACGACGGATTAATCTAA